GCCAATATTCGCTTATTGAGGTATATGGTAAGCTTGATGAAACAAGCTTCTTAGCCAAGAACGTCCTTTATGATGCGTTCAAGAGGATAGGGCTTGAACTCATCGATGTAAAATTTGAGGGAATAGATACAACGCCAGAGTGGAGGGATAGGCTCTTTTACCTGAGAACCGGCGTCCTAGCACCTGAAGTCCTGAGAATGGAAACTGTCCAAAAGACTGCCGAGAGTTTATCAAAAAGTCCAGGGGCTGCTGTTGGAGCTGGTATAGCCATAATCCCGCCATTATTCCAACAGCCGACTACCCAGACCCAACCCATGGTGCTCTGTCCCAAATGCGGCTTCCAGAACCCACAGACAGCAAAATTCTGTGGTAATTGTGGAGTGCCGCTACAGGTTGCCGGGCCATCCTGCCCGAAGTGCGGTACGGCAAATCCTACAGGAGCAAAGTTCTGCATGAACTGCGGAAGTCCGCTTCAAACCTCCAACAAATGCAATAGGTGCGGAAGCGAAGTTCAACCTGGGATGAAGTTTTGCCCAAACTGTGGAGAAAAGTTGGTTCAATGAATCTTTACACTGTTCTCTTGGCACCGCAATTGGGACACACTGTCTCTGTCTGCGGGAAGAGTGTTCCGCAATATTTACATGGGACCATTACTACTTCACGGATTACCTCTTTTATGACTGGTGTAGCTGGTGGTTGAGCAACTTGGATCTCCATTGTGGGACTAACAGCGTCCGGCCTACCCTTAACTGCCACTACACCTTTAATCGTCCAAGTAACCCTTCTGTCCACACCTTTTGTGGTCGGCTTCATGGTTATTGGTATCGGAATGCTAAAGGGAAACTTGCCCGAAAAACCTTTTGAAATATGTATGGGGCCGCTGAGGCTTGGTTTGGTAGAATAGAGTGTTGCGGATTCCCAAACTTCCGTGGTAACTTCCATCTTCATAGATGGATTATAAACCCGTTTCGGAACTTTGGCAGATTCAACACACTGCACTTCGCATCTAACTTCTTCGGAGTCGAAGTCTTCATCAGAAGACACAAGCAACTCTCCCTTAATATCCCCGCCAAGAAAAAAGACAGAATCATTAAGATTCAGTTTCAAGTTAACTTTAGGCGGTGTAACCTTTTCAGCTAACTTCCTTAAAAATGACATGGCGTTCTTCGGAAGAAACATAAAAGTATAAAAGTCTATTAAATATTTCGTGATTCGCGAACTCTCTTAAGAACTTTAAAAACTATTTGACTGTAAGGTCTACTGAGAGTTTAACAGGTTGGAGGACGCTGAGCCGATATTTCCCTGGGGTTGCTTTAATTAACAACATTGACGAGTACGTGGAGTTTTTCTTTTCTACAGGTATCTCCAGGTGGTGCTCTACCTTTCCAGTTTCAAGGGATATTATATTGAATTTAAAGATTTTATTTTCTTCTTGAAGTGGCGCGAAGACCCATATATATGTCGTGAATTCTCCGTAGCCCGAATCCCCGGCCGAAGTTTCTACCTTATCGACTAGCATAGCGTAAGACCTTGTAGACCCCTCCGCCGTAATCCAATAACTCGTATCTTGAGGGCTTTCATATCCAAGGTGTATAATGGCTGCATTGTACGCTTTTGTAGAGATAGATAATCTTACCCTCCCTGAATCTTTAGCTTCAGTCCAGTAAGCTTCGAGTCTCAGAGAATATCTCCCAGGCTCTATCCTTAACAGTACGTCGTACCCAGGTATGATGACCGTGACTCTAGCACAAGAAGTATTAAAGTAAAGAACGCAGGGCATATAGATGCTGTAATTTGCATTCTTTGACACCAAGTCTCCCCTAATACTCAACGAGAGCGATTGCAAGCCTTCTACGCTCCAGTCAACCAGTTTAAACTTTAACATATCCGGTTTCCCTACATCTATTATAGCAATCTCGCCAAAATCTTTCGTCCCTTTACCCTCATGTATGTT
The window above is part of the Aigarchaeota archaeon genome. Proteins encoded here:
- a CDS encoding SPFH domain-containing protein; protein product: MPKVIEWVGAKEGDMVWRYPNEEIAWGDVLVVHEYEAAVFFRDGKAYDVFRAGRHVLTTANLPLLTKVLSIISGFDKVPFRATIVFVSLKQFQGRFGAQGQTKELAPLKFYGSFWFRVEDSNLFVNEVVGGQGVYTTERLQEFLRGYFNERLIDTLSQYSLIEVYGKLDETSFLAKNVLYDAFKRIGLELIDVKFEGIDTTPEWRDRLFYLRTGVLAPEVLRMETVQKTAESLSKSPGAAVGAGIAIIPPLFQQPTTQTQPMVLCPKCGFQNPQTAKFCGNCGVPLQVAGPSCPKCGTANPTGAKFCMNCGSPLQTSNKCNRCGSEVQPGMKFCPNCGEKLVQ